In Rutidosis leptorrhynchoides isolate AG116_Rl617_1_P2 chromosome 2, CSIRO_AGI_Rlap_v1, whole genome shotgun sequence, one genomic interval encodes:
- the LOC139894533 gene encoding glyceraldehyde-3-phosphate dehydrogenase B, chloroplastic-like — MASNAALASTRIPTITRLPSKTSFSTSFPSQCSTKRTEVAEFSGLRSGGGVTYSKYVKDSSFFDVVSAQFATKAAGSAGVKVETVAKLKVAINGFGRIGRNFLRCWHGRIDSPLEVVVVNDSGGVKNASHLLKYDSMLGTFKADVKIVDNETISVDGKLIKVVSSRDPLKLPWAELGIDIVIEGTGVFVDGPGAGKHIQAGAKKVIITAPAKGADIPTYVVGVNEQEYDHDVANIVSNASCTTNCLAPFAKVMDEEFGIVKGTMTTTHSYTGDQRLLDASHRDLRRARAAALNIVPTSTGAAKAVSLVLPQLKGKLNGIALRVPTPNVSVVDLVVNVAKKGLTAEDVNAAFRKAADGPLNGILAVCDEPLVSVDFRCSDVSTTIDSSLTMVMGDDMVKVVAWYDNEWGYSQRVVDLAHLVASKWPGVAVSGGSGDPLEDFCKSNPAEEECKVYEF, encoded by the exons ATGGCTTCCAATGCAGCTTTAGCTTCTACAAGAATCCCTACCATCACCAGGCTTCCTTCTAAAACTTCCTTCTCAACATCCTTTCCTTCTCAATGCTCCACCAAG AGGACCGAAGTAGCGGAATTCTCTGGGCTACGATCTGGCGGTGGTGTGACTTACTCTAAGTACGTCAAGGACTCGTCTTTCTTCGACGTTGTGTCTGCCCAATTCGCCACTAAG GCCGCAGGATCAGCTGGTGTTAAGGTAGAGACGGTTGCAAAATTGAAGGTAGCAATCAATGGTTTCGGACGTATTGGCCGCAACTTTCTCAGATGCTGGCACGGACGTATAGACTCCCCACTCGAAGTCGTGGTGGTCAACGACAGCGGTGGTGTCAAGAAC GCTTCTCACTTGCTTAAATATGACTCCATGTTGGGTACGTTTAAAGCTGATGTTAAGATTGTTGATAACGAGACAATTAGCGTTGATGGAAAGCTTATCAAGGTTGTTTCTAGCCGAGACCCTCTCAAGCTTCCATGGGCTGAACTTGGTATTGACATTGTTATCGAG GGAACTGGGGTGTTCGTTGACGGACCAGGTGCAGGAAAGCACATCCAAGCCGGTGCTAAGAAAGTCATCATCACTGCACCTGCAAAGGGGGCTGATATTCCAACGTATGTCGTTGGTGTTAACGAACAGGAATATGATCATGATGTTGCCAACATCGTTAG CAACGCTTCATGCACCACCAACTGCTTGGCTCCTTTCGCCAAGGTCATGGATGAAGAATTCG GTATCGTAAAGGGAACCATGACTACAACTCACTCTTACACTGGTGACCAG AGGTTACTGGACGCATCACACAGGGACTTGAGAAGGGCTAGAGCCGCAGCATTGAATATAGTCCCAACCAGTACGGGTGCAGCTAAGGCTGTATCGTTGGTCCTGCCCCAACTAAAGGGCAAGCTGAACGGCATAGCACTTCGTGTCCCCACACCTAATGTGTCCGTTGTTGACCTTGTGGTCAACGTGGCTAAAAAGGGACTCACAGCCGAGGACGTAAATGCTGCTTTCCGCAAAGCAGCTGATGGACCATTGAACGGAATTTTAGCCGTGTGTGACGAGCCGCTGGTGTCGGTTGACTTTAGGTGCTCTGATGTTTCTACAACAATTGACTCGTCGTTGACCATGGTCATGGGTGACGATATGGTTAAGGTTGTTGCTTGGTATGACAATGAATGGGGATACAG CCAACGTGTGGTGGATTTGGCGCATTTAGTGGCAAGCAAATGGCCGGGGGTTGCAGTGTCAGGAGGAAGTGGGGATCCTTTGGAGGATTTTTGCAAGTCAAATCCTGCTGAAGAAGAGTGCAAAGTTTACGaattttga